The following are encoded together in the Capsulimonas corticalis genome:
- a CDS encoding ATPase, T2SS/T4P/T4SS family — protein MKILIAEDDPISALVLRKALERMGHEVTVETNGAKAWTALQNGAFRLVLSDWMMPQMDGLELCHRIRMREGAPYVYLILLTVKGNAEDRTEALDAGIDDFLVKPLDSAELVARIEVAQRILKMKDELKLNTGQLESLSGELREQHMQLGNLLVDHGVITPEQLHQALTEQTQSRERLGAILLAHGWVTETHITQARSRQMDVPFVAVERETPDPFVLALVPFDTARRHQMLPLSVQDFEGSEMGRLRLAMVNPWDIEAIDLVQRTTRRRVEPYLASKPELMEAIEQAYHGVDSDAQEDVLSDSIQAAATDLLSEDLADEIDTAELMRQSDQAPIIRFVNTLFADAVARRTSDIHIEPQKRNFQILYRIDGRLQPIRTVPRQFLAPTTSRIKIMADMDISERRLPLDGRIALRIHGRPIDLRISTLPTHYGERVAMRILDRANACLSLEQIGFTGKNAADFQDLINKPHGLILVTGPTGSGKTSTLYAALNALKSTSSPGVAGRRNIITCEDPIEYELEGISQSAVNERAGLTFARQLRAILRQDPDVVLVGEIRDAETAEIAMRASLTGHLVLSTLHCNEAAGAVSRLLDMGIPEYLIASTLIGSIAQRLVRRLCPHCRREVPVEPATAAQYAGDAPNFVYEPAGCPQCDNQGTKGRLAVHEVLTVDRDIRKLIMQASDTKDIRQAAIRGGMVTMFADGLEKAAQGLTTIGDVHAKVSSIGDDDEDAHTRSAMAGLQMLA, from the coding sequence ATGAAAATCTTGATTGCCGAAGACGATCCGATCTCCGCGCTCGTTCTGCGCAAGGCGCTGGAGCGGATGGGTCACGAAGTCACCGTGGAGACAAACGGCGCCAAGGCGTGGACCGCGCTGCAGAACGGCGCGTTCCGGCTGGTCCTTTCCGACTGGATGATGCCGCAGATGGATGGACTGGAGCTCTGCCATCGCATCCGGATGCGCGAGGGCGCGCCGTACGTCTATCTGATTTTGCTGACCGTCAAAGGCAACGCCGAGGACCGCACGGAGGCGCTGGACGCCGGGATCGACGACTTCTTGGTGAAGCCGCTGGACTCCGCCGAGCTGGTCGCCCGCATCGAGGTCGCGCAGCGCATCCTGAAGATGAAGGATGAGCTGAAGCTGAACACCGGCCAGCTCGAAAGTCTGAGCGGCGAACTGCGCGAGCAGCACATGCAGCTGGGCAATCTGCTGGTGGATCACGGCGTGATCACGCCCGAGCAGCTGCATCAGGCGCTGACGGAGCAGACGCAGAGCCGGGAGCGCCTGGGCGCGATTTTGCTGGCGCATGGGTGGGTGACCGAGACGCATATCACGCAGGCGCGCAGCCGCCAGATGGATGTGCCGTTTGTCGCTGTGGAGCGCGAGACCCCCGATCCGTTCGTGCTGGCCCTCGTGCCGTTCGACACCGCCCGCCGCCATCAAATGCTTCCGCTCTCCGTCCAGGACTTCGAAGGCTCGGAGATGGGACGCCTGCGTCTCGCGATGGTGAATCCCTGGGACATTGAGGCGATCGACCTGGTGCAGCGCACCACGCGCCGCCGCGTCGAGCCGTACCTCGCCAGCAAGCCCGAGCTGATGGAGGCGATCGAGCAGGCGTATCACGGCGTGGATAGCGACGCCCAGGAGGATGTCCTTTCGGATTCGATCCAGGCGGCCGCCACGGACTTGCTGTCCGAAGATCTGGCCGACGAGATCGATACGGCGGAGCTGATGCGCCAGAGCGATCAGGCGCCGATCATTCGTTTCGTCAACACGCTGTTCGCCGACGCCGTCGCGCGGCGCACCTCGGACATCCATATCGAGCCGCAGAAGCGCAACTTCCAGATCCTTTATCGGATCGACGGCCGGCTTCAGCCGATCCGCACCGTTCCGCGCCAGTTCCTGGCGCCGACGACATCGCGCATCAAGATCATGGCGGACATGGATATCTCCGAGCGCCGGCTTCCGCTCGACGGCCGTATCGCCCTGCGAATCCATGGCCGGCCGATCGACCTGCGCATCTCGACGCTGCCCACGCACTACGGCGAGCGCGTCGCCATGCGAATCCTGGACCGCGCCAACGCCTGCCTTTCCCTGGAGCAGATCGGCTTCACCGGCAAGAACGCCGCCGACTTCCAGGACTTGATCAACAAGCCGCACGGACTGATCCTGGTGACGGGACCGACCGGCTCCGGAAAAACGTCCACGCTTTACGCCGCGCTGAACGCCCTGAAATCCACCTCGTCGCCTGGCGTCGCCGGCCGCCGCAATATCATTACGTGCGAGGATCCGATCGAGTATGAGCTGGAAGGGATCAGCCAGTCCGCCGTCAACGAGCGCGCCGGCCTGACCTTCGCCCGGCAGCTGCGCGCCATTCTGCGCCAGGACCCCGACGTCGTTCTGGTCGGAGAGATCCGCGACGCCGAGACCGCCGAGATCGCCATGCGCGCCTCACTGACCGGCCACCTCGTGCTGAGCACGCTGCACTGCAACGAAGCCGCCGGCGCGGTCAGCCGCCTGCTGGACATGGGAATTCCTGAGTATCTGATCGCCTCGACTCTGATCGGCTCGATCGCCCAGCGACTGGTGCGCCGCCTCTGCCCGCACTGCCGCCGCGAAGTGCCCGTGGAGCCCGCCACCGCCGCCCAGTACGCCGGCGACGCGCCTAACTTCGTCTATGAACCCGCCGGGTGCCCGCAATGCGACAATCAGGGAACCAAAGGCCGCCTCGCGGTGCATGAAGTTCTGACGGTGGATCGCGATATCCGCAAGCTGATCATGCAGGCGTCCGACACCAAGGACATCCGCCAGGCGGCCATCCGAGGCGGCATGGTGACGATGTTCGCCGACGGCCTCGAAAAAGCCGCGCAGGGTCTGACGACCATCGGCGACGTCCACGCCAAAGTCAGCTCCATCGGCGACGATGATGAGGACGCGCACACGCGCAGCGCGATGGCCGGGCTACAGATGCTGGCGTAA